The following nucleotide sequence is from Parus major isolate Abel chromosome 4, Parus_major1.1, whole genome shotgun sequence.
CTTACctggcaaacagaaaaaaaataaacaacaaaacaacaacaagcATTCTCACAGAAAACTGGAGGCTCCCTAACAATGCTGGTTTCACACTAACATTTCTTTGCCGATGACTGGGTTTGCAAAGGGAGCataatttctgtttgcttttagtTTTGAGCTGAACTAtcatgctgaatttttttcccagactttGTTTAATAGCACAAACAAAAGTTTGTCAGCTCAAGTTGATATGGAAGTTGTAAATTTTGTCAGTAATACTGGTTggtatttatatatgtgtgcTCAAACATGTAAAATTAAGGGATGTGAGAAGAAGGCTGATAGTCATGAAATTAGTTCTGTTCCACCTCTCTACTGGCTAGAGAAAGAAACTGTTAACAATATCAAACTAATTAGTGCCATACTGGAAAATATGATGTACTCACTGTTTCCTTTTCTATGTTCTGTTGTGCTTTGTAGCCAAGTTATGATAATTGTTACTTTGGCCAGTATTGTGACAGGTTCAAAAAGCTGTACAAATTTCCCTCAAGATGGTATGAATGCATTTGCTGAAGTGTAACACTCCCGTAGGTAACAGTGCTCCATCTTGTGGGGAAAATTGTGGTGgctcagaaaggatttttttttttcagtagtttaaACTGTAAATAAGTAGCAGCAGAAGACATTAATTGAATGATATTGAGTGTATAGAATAATTTCATGGTTTATATGTtggggttttgattttttttttatttattgctcaTCTTAATCTTCAATTTCAGCTGTTGTgccttcaggagaaaaatagcAATGATGCCTAGGAGAGCTGGACATGCTTGTTTAGGCTGCTCTTTATCTGAAGTTGCATTTCTCCACTCTGCAAAGTTTAAATTGTGATGATGAGGTAGTAGTTTTTTTTAGGAACATGATCTTTCATCTTGGCTCCTTTTCTTGTTTGGCCTTTCTTCTGTCCTACTTTCAGATTCCTTTGTTTGCTGAATGTGTTCATGAAAAATGATGTTGCTGAATTGCTGGCAGTTTGCCTGCAGGGGTTACAAATAGTtatgttgttttggttttagttttttaattaatttctcttgatACAGCTTGTTGATAGATATTCTCACTCTGCTAAAATAGGTGTTCATTTCTCATAGATTTCAGTTCATCATACCCAGAAGATGGAACGGCAAGCACAGACCTGTGTGCATTCATTTAGCAGGCACTGGAGACCATGTGAGtgtgtaaaatgtaaaattgttATGGAGAAATTCAATCATCAAATTTTGTCTTACCTATATTGTTTGTGCACCCTATCTTTAGCACTTCTGGAGAAGACGCACGTTAATGGCGCGGCCGATGATTAAAGAAGCCTGTATGGCTTCCCTGTTGCTAGAAAATCCTTACTATATCCTTTTGTGGAAAACACAGTAGTTGTTCCTAATGTCCTCTCTGGGAGGTAGAAGAGTTACCACACTCGTAAAATACCAGCTTTCTGGTACCCAGTGGGTAGAAGCAAAGAGAGTATGACTGCTATGTGAAACACAATTCTATGGTACCTCAGGGAACTTCTGAGAAACTTACTCTTATCACTTCAGATTTGggtgggtttttaaaaaagcGGTTCAGTTTTGTTCTGTCATCTTGTATAACAGTATTATTCTGTTTCATTAAATTCTCGAGTTACACTTTTTTCCTACCCATACATctgacaaaagcaaaatgttgcAAACTGCATCATTGAAACAGGTTGAATTTAATTAGGTGACAGTTTAAATTTGTGAGTTTAAGTTCtaaatttcaattaattcaTGCTATTTATgcatattatttatttaatatatattttttttaaatggccaGTTTTGATAAatcttttttaactttctttaaCTGGAGTCTTTTACATGGCTGTAGAAAACCTAAGGATCAATTGTAAGTATTCCTGTTACATTTATAGATACCAATTTTTTTGATACcgcttttcttttttttctctttcaagctGAAAGTTGTCTAAACTTTGGTAgcttattaagaaaaaaacatttcagaaaccACTAGTAACCTGCCAATGTGAAATTATCTGCTCTTTGCTTAACTGATTTGGGTGTTGTGTTAGGAGATCTTGGGGATCGGGAAAGTTTGCACAAGATGAACTTGCAGTATGGAGTGAGATGCAAACATCTTGTGTCAGTACAAGCCAgggctgttttattttcctgactcACAGCTGCATGACAAGTGCTGCTGTTATATTTCAATCAGCTCTGAATAATCTTTCCTCAGATAGCGTATTTCCATTATAATTGctagtattttccttttctgagatCTTTTAAGGATTTACAGGCATATGAATAGATCTAGTGTTGATTAGCTGTTAGTCAGGATGCTGTgcaatattcagtattttattgGATTTGTTTCTTCAGTCAGTTTCTTAAATTGGAATTTGGAAGCCTAATTAGGCAGTCttggttttttactttttatattttccaaacCACAGACATATTATCAGAATTAAACAGGATATGTGTCTGAGGCAAAGCTTTTAGTCTCTCAATATTTCTGAAAGTCCAAATATGAGTTGGAGTTTTAATCCTTTTTATAATCCTAACTTGGACATTTAACGTGACTAGAAGACACAGGTGTTTTTTGTAAGATTATAGGAAAGTGACAGGAGAAAGCACGTGCTGAAGTACATCCATTGGTAGGTTAATTTCCAGTTATGGGTAATCTGATgcagaagaataaattaaatgacTGTTCTTAGTTGTTCAGTGTGTCAGGATTGTTTCAAGGCAGGGCAGTGCTCAGTCTAATACCCCAACAGGTGATTGTCATTCTCCAGTACAGGGTTACACAGTGCCAGTGAAACAGGTGACAGTGTTCAATAAatacagcagctgcagaaggatgAGGAGTCTCACAAAGCTGTAGGAAAGAATTACATTAGGCTGtaaatgctgctctgcagcagctatgttcatttctgtcatttctgtgtGACTTCACAGTGAGCTTTGTCCTTGTGCTTCAGAGTGTCACAAATGTGATGGTGGCATGCTGGCAGGAGAGGCCAGGAGCCTTTTGTAACCTGGCTGTGGTACTGAAAATACTCAGTCCCCCTCTCCAGGTTAGAGGTCTATTATTTTTAGAGTCACTCTGATGGCTCAGCCAAATAGATTTCTACTCCTTTTGTGTGTCTTCTGTGTTTTAGCGCTTTGCAGTACACTGCCTGAATTTCTCAATGCCGTGACAAACTTCCCACATTACAGTTTCAGTCTTACAGTGACACTGATGGGTGCTTCCAAAGCTGACATACTGATTGCTCTTCAAATGTTGTGTGCATTTTTACAATGATGTAAAACAggtaaataagaaaaaaaaaatatacttgtTTCTGCAAATGAGATAGGGTATGCTTAGGACTGTATCATTTTGATTCTATTTCTAAAATACCTGTGACAACTTCACAGGATAGAATATTGCTACTAATGAGTTGCTAATGTTGGTAATTGTTTCCAAAAGACCAAGCTGTCAGTGATTTTACACTAAAAGCATAGGCAGGTGTCTATTTCTAGTCCTCATATGTATGAAAAATTACAAGTGCCAGAAAATCTGGGcttgctttttcctcctgttgaATCAACAGGAGTCTAGCTCCAGACTTCTGTGGGATTGTGATGAAGCTGTGTATAAAAGTATGTATAGAATGATAAGAACTGTCAGAGTCTAATCTTAGAAAATAAACcctctattttccttttctggggagaaaagacggtcatgtttaaaaaatgtctcGGACCTGTTTGTGATGGGAGGAGCTCTAATTCTAGAATCGGCAGCTCTTTTGCACTGGCTAGAGAGAGAAGGCTATGGACCACTAGGGATGACTGGAATATCCATGGGAGGACATGTAAGCTTTTATATCTCCtgttcagtaatttttattttaacttctcaTTTGATTATGTAGCATAcggaaataatttgttttacagTGTTGATCTCAgaagtgctttaaaataaacacttagAGTCATGAGAAACAAATTGTTGGCAATTCTCATGTTCTCTTGTGCTGAATTAGTATAATCCTTAATATGTACTGACAAATCATAGAGCCCTTTGTCAGCCATCTCCCAGCAGGCTTAATAAGAATATAAACTTCTCacataattgtttttttttccacaagggTTGGGGGCAGAAATGTTTGCTGAAAGAAAGTCTGCACTGATCGATTGCTaattctccctcttttcctcttttcttcttgcttaAACCTTTGTGTTTTAATGCATTGTGTGAAATACCCCTTCTTTGTAGGCATGTTGTAATTGAGGTGACTTTTGGTGTCAGTGATCATTGGTACTGATCAGAGATTTCTGTGGTGAGATGGATAACATTTTCTGTGTGACACTGTGCGTACTCAAACTAAACCAGCAGTGTAGCACTAAGATGCTTGAAAGACTAATATACAGTTAAAATGTTACTGCTTGTGTCTCTGCAGATTATCACAGCTCTGTTAGACACAGGTGCAAAGCTTATTAAAACAACATCCTTTGTTTGTTAGGAGCTCAGTAAATAATCTTGGTAATGGTAGTGTttcccaaaaggaaaatattccccTAAAGCAGAGTTTTAGAACTGTAAATGTCATAAATGTACAGAGCACCTTTGGTTTACGTCAACATCACCCTGCTGAATCTTTCACAGTTTTTTCACAGTAACTTCTGTGAAATAATTGATATGTGATGTTGATATAGATGTGTTTTACAATGGAAGGTTGTAAGCATTGATTCAGTTCTGCTAAAGGGGAGAGAGTTCTACTGGAGAGAATCAGAACATAGATGTGTGGTGTTCTTGTAacttattaataaaaataattagagtAGAGCAATAGTTCAGTTGCATAAATCATTTATTAGAACATCTAGAACAGACACGAGGTGTTTCATATTACTAAAATAAAAGTTGTCAAGAGCATTCAGTGAACTTCTGTACATTGAACTTACTTGCTCTGGCTTTTTCTGGGATAAAGAGAATAGTCACAAAAACATGTTCTGAGAACTGTTGCAAAAGTAATAATTCAAACTTAAGGGACAGAAAAAGTGTGCTTGACGTTGCAAATTACTTcttcaaattttgtttcctttatacAAATTTTGAAagtacagaattttaaatagtCCTTCTCATAGATTGCCTCTTTTGCCTTGAAATAAACTTGCAAGAGCTTGGTGGAAAGTTACAGAAGTTATAGAAGTTTATGATTTTAAACAATTAATAGCTTGTATctgtttttataattataattattataatgaTAATTAATGATTgcaaatataattaatttaattgtaattgtaattaATGGAATATTTAGTAAATATTCTATTGGGAACACTTATAACCAAATCCCATTCAACCTTGAAATGAGCAACCTTTCcagagaaatgtttatttttcaaaaaagcaCTGGAGACCAGATAATAACTTCTAAATAGGTGAAAGTCTATCCAGCTGCCACAGTCTTTAACTCTCTGGCACCACATGTTTCATAAATACCATGTAAACAAAGAATTTGAAGATGAGAGAGTTCTTTTTACCATATTGTGAATCCAGTATCAAAATGTGTAATAAGTGTCTTTGCTTCTAGATGGCTTCACTGGCAGTGACAAACTGGCCTAAACCATTGCCACTGATTCCATGTCTTTCCTGGTCGACAGCCTCTGCAGTCTTCACTACGGTAATTAACAAATCACAAAATTTTCTGTTACTATATTAGATTGTAATCAAAAATATAAGTTAAAATGTTTGGGCTGGCCACAAGGGAGGTGGGATTCCATGTCCTGTGTTATAATATGTGCTTGTGCTTTGATTGCAATAATTCTGAGGGCTGTCCGGGAACAcaattccactgaaaaaatcAGGAGAGGAACGGGTCAATTTCCTGTGTGTATCATTATTTTAGAATGACCTCTGGGTTTTACTTGTGTACTGAATTTATCATCTCAGGGTGTGCTGAGTAAGGCAGTGAactggagggagctggagaaacAGTATTTTACACAAACTGTGTATGAAGAGGAAATCATTCAAATGCTTGAATATTGTGGAGTAAGTATGGTTTATTCTACCTGTCTGCTAATATTTACATGTGCAAATCTAGCAAATAATGTAACTTCTTCTTACTTTCACTAAAAGTAGACAATTGTTAGCTAGAACATTGTTTCTTTATGCTTTGATAAATTTagtctttaaaggaaaaacctgAGACacaaaagtaattattttggTTGCATAATGAGTTTGAAGTGTAGCTCTTGCTAGAAGTTTTTCCTTCGATCACACTTAGTGTAATCTACAACATGAAATGTATTCAATCAAAATTCTgataaatgcctttttctttcccctctaagattcttttctttgtgATAGTTCTTTTTCTAATACCCCACAGCAGGAGAAGAGGAGCTGGTGTGCAGATAGTTTTTACTTGGGCACTTGCCATTTTTAAGTCACAAACATTCCAGCAACACTGTTGgagaagacaaaatgaaaagaagaaacatttttcaagatGTTCAGCTTGTGTCTCCCTAGTATTTAGAGACTGTCAGTTTTCCAGTCCTAAACATAGCATTAGACCTGGTCACATATGTTCattttcctattattattattattatatcatTTAAGTTTAAATGACTGTAATTACAAACTCAGAGtttaatacagaaagaaaagcaattatttataTCACAAGCTTCTGTATATGTAAGTACCTCCtgcaattttttaaactgacagaAACGTAGAATGAAATTCTCAAGAGGTTATGATGATCAGGATTTAATTGAAAGACCTGCAAGCTGAAAATAGAAGTGAGCAGTGCTGGtagtgtcttttttttatttttattttaattatgagttcatcttcaaaataaaattagccAACTGGTTTAAGGGAGAACCCTTaattgttgtctttttttagACGGATTCTTTCAAGATGGGACAAGACTTTGTGAAGAACTTCCCTGACAGTGTGGACAGTCTGGCGGACATGGAAGTGGCTTCCAGAATATTCAGCTTTGAGTCCTTGAATGACTCTGTATCCAAGGAATCTGTTCACAGCTTTGCCACAAATAGAAGTGCTCTAAGTGCCTCTTCAGAAAGACTCTTAATGCAAGATGCTCCTAAAATGCAGTGCATAAATCAAACCTTTTCCACCAGTAGCAGTAGCAATAAAAACTTAACCAGCCCACAAGGACACAGGATAAATACAAGGAGAAGGAGTGACACTTTACAGAGAGAATCCTTAATGTTCATGAAGGGAGTAATGGATGAATGTACCCACGTAGCTAACTTCCCAGGTATGTATCTCTTTGTTTCAATATGCACTTTGGAAAGCTGAATAAAATACAGTGTGGGGAAaggtattttcttccttctccaagtGTAAAGTTGCTGGCACCTTTGCTGAAATATGGAATTATTGTGAGCATTAGTCCATAGTGTCTATTTACTACTCcatttcctaattatttttctgttccttcttgaTGGCCAGCTAATGACAAAGTCAGTTAAAAATTTGCCTCTCTGTATCTTtgcacatttttctcctctgccttgCTGTGTCTTTTTTCAGATATGAGTTAGTGCAGATTTGTATTATGTAAAGGAACAAAACGCCTGTGTGATGTGAGTAATATCCAGGTCTAATTAATCTTAATTAATCTGCTAATAAGATTTTTCAAGCAGAAATCTCATACTGACTTCAGATAGAAGGTAGCCTGCATAGCTGAACACCAGGCTTGAATGATATTGCCAGTAAAAACATTTTGGGGGTCCTGGGCTGTTGCAGGCTGGTGAATACTGTTTCCCAGGACAGGCATAGCATATAGGGGGAGCTGTAGTCCAGCATTCCTTGGAGTTCAGGACAAACCCTTTCCAGCAATGCAAACAAGTGATTGCTTCCTAGAGCCGCCTTAAAAGGTTCTGCTGGAGTAGGGGCTCGGAATTCCTTTTGTGGCAGTTCATGGTTTGGCTGTGCATGAACCTGCTGAAGGCATCTCCTACAACATGCTTTGACTTTAGAGAGCATTGTCATTTAGTGTCAAAGCTTTCTGGGTACTGAGCCCCCGTGCCACCTCATGTCTTAGTTCTGTCATTT
It contains:
- the ABHD18 gene encoding protein ABHD18 isoform X1, whose amino-acid sequence is MGVSKLDVLYRKLLLTKLFIRGWGKPEDLKRIFEFRKIIGNREKCQTLVSKDYPVFIDKVEGQSDCKILEGHFISPLAHCVPGILPVESLVARFQFIIPRRWNGKHRPVCIHLAGTGDHHFWRRRTLMARPMIKEACMASLLLENPYYGCRKPKDQLRSCLKNVSDLFVMGGALILESAALLHWLEREGYGPLGMTGISMGGHMASLAVTNWPKPLPLIPCLSWSTASAVFTTGVLSKAVNWRELEKQYFTQTVYEEEIIQMLEYCGTDSFKMGQDFVKNFPDSVDSLADMEVASRIFSFESLNDSVSKESVHSFATNRSALSASSERLLMQDAPKMQCINQTFSTSSSSNKNLTSPQGHRINTRRRSDTLQRESLMFMKGVMDECTHVANFPVPVDPSLIIVVQAKEDAYIPRTGVRSLQEIWPGCEIRYLDGGHVSAYLFKQGLFRQAIYDAFDRFLQKYTM
- the ABHD18 gene encoding protein ABHD18 isoform X2 → MMRFQFIIPRRWNGKHRPVCIHLAGTGDHHFWRRRTLMARPMIKEACMASLLLENPYYGCRKPKDQLRSCLKNVSDLFVMGGALILESAALLHWLEREGYGPLGMTGISMGGHMASLAVTNWPKPLPLIPCLSWSTASAVFTTGVLSKAVNWRELEKQYFTQTVYEEEIIQMLEYCGTDSFKMGQDFVKNFPDSVDSLADMEVASRIFSFESLNDSVSKESVHSFATNRSALSASSERLLMQDAPKMQCINQTFSTSSSSNKNLTSPQGHRINTRRRSDTLQRESLMFMKGVMDECTHVANFPVPVDPSLIIVVQAKEDAYIPRTGVRSLQEIWPGCEIRYLDGGHVSAYLFKQGLFRQAIYDAFDRFLQKYTM